In the genome of Magnolia sinica isolate HGM2019 chromosome 2, MsV1, whole genome shotgun sequence, one region contains:
- the LOC131233947 gene encoding 7-deoxyloganetin glucosyltransferase-like gives MRSLGARKPHVVCIPYPAQGHINPILQLAKLLHFRGFYITFVNTEFNHQRLVRSRGPDSVKGFDDFRFETIPDGLPLLDQDRTQDLPTLCYSIRKNCHPPFLNLLKKINATLNMPPVTCIISDGVMSFTLQAAEELGIPEYVFFTQSACGLMGYLHYSELIERGYIPLKDESYFTNGYLDTRIDWIPGLKDITLRELPSYIRTTNRDDIMLNYDLENVTNAARAKGVILNTFEDLEGSVLDAIRSKFSFQTYTIGPLLLLSHQISQSPSKSIGSNLWKVDTSCLEWLDTKEPRSVLYVNFGSIAVMTAYQIREFAWGLANSKIPFLWIIRPDLVMGELAILPEDFIEETKGRCLLAGWCAQEQVLAHPSVGGFLTHCGWNSTIESICNGVPMICWPFFAEQQMNCRFNCTEWRIGMEIDDNVKGDKVEALVRELMEGEKGKEMKKKVMEWKERAENATQPGGSSYENLDKLVNEILLDNR, from the exons ATGCGTTCTTTAGGAGCCCGGAAACCTCATGTGGTATGCATACCATACCCAGCCCAAGGCCACATCAACCCCATCCTACAACTAGCCAAGCTCCTCCATTTTAGAGGCTTTTACATCACCTTTGTCAATACCGAGTTCAACCACCAGCGCCTGGTGAGGTCTAGAGGTCCAGACTCCGTCAAGGGCTTTGATGATTTCCGATTCGAGACCATACCCGATGGCTTACCACTGCTCGATCAGGACCGCACACAAGACCTCCCAACCCTATGCTATTCCATTAGGAAGAATTGCCACCCTCCATTCCTCAATCTCTTGAAGAAGATCAACGCCACGCTGAACATGCCCCCTGTCACCTGCATCATTTCTGACGGTGTCATGAGCTTTACTCTACAGGCAGCTGAAGAGCTGGGCATCCCTGAATATGTTTTCTTTACACAGAGCGCGTGCGGTTTAATGGGCTACCTTCATTACAGCGAGCTCATCGAAAGAGGCTATATACCATTGAAAG ATGAGAGTTACTTTACTAATGGATATCTCGACACTCGAATCGATTGGATTCCAGGGCTGAAAGATATTACACTAAGGGAATTGCCAAGTTACATTAGAACGACAAATCGCGATGATATCATGCTAAATTATGACTTAGAAAATGTGACGAATGCAGCTAGGGCTAAGGGTGTAATCCTCAACACGTTCGAGGATTTGGAAGGCAGCGTTCTTGATGCGATCAGATCCAAGTTCTCATTTCAGACCTATACTATAGGTCCTTTACTGCTACTTAGTCACCAGATATCCCAAAGCCCATCCAAGTCGATCGGATCGAATTTGTGGAAAGTAGATACTAGTTGTCTAGAATGGCTGGACACGAAGGAGCCCAGATCAGTCCTTTATGTGAATTTTGGGAGCATTGCGGTGATGACGGCGTACCAGATAAGGGAGTTTGCTTGGGGACTTGCGAATAGCAAGATTCCATTCTTGTGGATCATTCGGCCAGATCTTGTGATGGGTGAATTGGCAATTTTGCCAGAGGACTTCATTGAGGAGACTAAAGGGAGGTGCCTGCTGGCAGGATGGTGTGCTCAAGAGCAAGTTCTTGCACACCCTTCAGTAGGAGGGTTCCTAACTCATTGTGGTTGGAATTCGACTATCGAAAGCATATGCAATGGGGTGCCCATGATATGCTGGCCATTCTTTGCTGAGCAACAGATGAATTGCCGGTTCAACTGCACCGAGTGGAGGATCGGAATGGAGATTGATGATAACGTGAAAGGAGATAAAGTGGAAGCATTGGTTAGGGAATTGATGGAAGGAGAGAAGgggaaggagatgaagaaaaaggtCATGGAGTGGAAGGAGCGTGCTGAGAATGCTACACAACCGGGAGGCTCTTCGTACGAGAATTTGGACAAATTGGTCAATGAAATTCTTCTTGATAACCGCTGA
- the LOC131233957 gene encoding 7-deoxyloganetin glucosyltransferase-like: MGSLGAQRPHVVCIPYPAQGHINPIQQLAKLLHFRGFYITFVNTEFNHQRLVRSRGPDSVKGFDDFRFVAIPDGLPMLDQDHTQDIPALCASIRKNCHPPFLNLLKKINTTLSMPPVTCIISDGVMSFTLQAAEELGIPEYVFFTPSACGLMGYLHCNELIERGYIPLKDESYLNNGYLDTRINWIPGMRDITLRELPSFIRTTNRDDIMLNYDLENVTNATRAKGVILNTFEDLEGGVLDAIRSKFSFQTYTIGPLVLLSHQISESPSKSIGLNLWKVDTSCIEWLDTKEPRSVLYVNFGSIVVMTAYQMREFAWGLANSKHPFLWVIRPDLVMGELAILPEDFIEETKGRCLLAGWCAQEQVLAHPSVGGFLTHCGWNSTIESICSGVPMICWPFLAEQQTNCRFTCTEWRIGMEIDNNNVKGDKVEALVRELMEGEKGKEMKKKAMEWKERAENATKPGGSSYENLDKLFNEILLDNY; the protein is encoded by the exons ATGGGTTCTTTAGGAGCCCAGAGACCTCATGTGGTATGCATCCCATACCCAGCCCAAGGCCACATCAACCCCATCCAACAACTAGCCAAACTCCTCCATTTTAGAGGCTTTTACATCACCTTTGTCAACACCGAGTTCAACCACCAACGCCTCGTGAGGTCTAGAGGCCCGGATTCTGTCAAGGGCTTTGATGATTTCCGATTCGTAGCTATACCCGATGGCCTACCAATGCTCGATCAAGACCACACACAAGACATCCCAGCCCTATGCGCTTCCATTAGGAAGAACTGCCACCCTCCATTCCTCAATCTCTTGAAGAAGATCAACACCACGCTGAGCATGCCCCCGGTCACCTGCATCATCTCTGATGGCGTCATGAGCTTTACTCTACAGGCGGCTGAAGAGCTGGGCATCCCGGAGTATGTTTTCTTTACACCGAGTGCGTGCGGTTTAATGGGCTACCTTCATTGCAACGAGCTCATTGAAAGAGGCTATATACCATTGAAAG ATGAGAGTTACTTAAATAACGGATATCTCGACACTCGAATCAATTGGATTCCAGGGATGAGAGATATTACACTAAGGGAATTGCCGAGTTTCATTAGAACGACAAATCGCGATGATATCATGCTAAATTATGACTTAGAAAATGTGACGAATGCAACTAGGGCTAAGGGTGTAATCCTCAACACGTTTGAGGATTTGGAAGGCGGCGTTCTTGATGCGATAAGATCCAAGTTCTCATTTCAGACCTACACTATAGGTCCTTTGGTGCTACTTAGTCACCAGATATCCGAAAGCCCATCCAAATCGATCGGATTGAATTTGTGGAAAGTGGATACTAGTTGTATAGAATGGCTGGACACGAAGGAGCCAAGATCAGTCCTTTATGTGAATTTTGGGAGCATTGTGGTGATGACAGCCTACCAGATGAGGGAGTTCGCTTGGGGGCTTGCGAATAGCAAGCATCCCTTCTTGTGGGTCATTCGGCCAGATCTTGTGATGGGTGAATTGGCAATTTTGCCAGAGGACTTCATTGAGGAGACGAAAGGGAGGTGTCTGCTGGCAGGATGGTGTGCTCAAGAGCAAGTTCTTGCACACCCTTCTGTGGGAGGGTTCCTAACTCATTGTGGTTGGAATTCAACTATTGAAAGCATATGCAGTGGGGTGCCTATGATATGCTGGCCATTCCTTGCTGAGCAACAGACGAATTGCCGGTTCACCTGCACCGAGTGGAGGATTGGAATGGAGATCGACAACAACAACGTGAAAGGAGATAAAGTGGAAGCATTGGTTAGGGAATTGATGGAaggagagaaagggaaagagatgAAGAAAAAGGCCATGGAGTGGAAGGAGCGTGCTGAGAATGCTACAAAACCAGGAGGGTCTTCGTACGAAAATTTAGACAAACTGTTCAATGAAATTCTTCTTGATAACTACTGA